A single region of the Zonotrichia albicollis isolate bZonAlb1 chromosome 16, bZonAlb1.hap1, whole genome shotgun sequence genome encodes:
- the NOMO2 gene encoding BOS complex subunit NOMO2: MRPRVAAALLCALCCALARGSEDIVVGCGGFVKSDVEINYSLIEIKLYTKHGTLKYQTDCAPNNGYFMIPLYDKGDFILKIEPPLGWSFEPTSVDIHVDGINDICTKGGDINFVFTGFSVNGKVLSKGQTLGPAGVQVVLRNAGSDINIQTTITQPGGKFAFFKVLPGEYEIFASHPTWMLKEAKTVVRVTSSNAYAASPLIVAGYNVSGSVRSDGEPMKGVMFLLFSSSVSKEDVVGCSISPVDGFQSRDESLSYLCNVVSKEDGSFSFLSLPSGKYTVIPFYRGERITFDVAPSRLDFLVEHDSLQIEPVFHVMGFSVTGRVLNGPEGEGVADATVTLNNQIKVKTKADGSFRLENITTGTYTIHARKEHLFFDTITVKIAPNTPQLANIIATGFSVCGRISVTRFPDTVKQISKYKVTMIPEDKDKASLATTETDPHGAFCFKAKSGAYNVQVIIPEAETRAGLALKPKMFPVTVTDRPVMDVTFSQFLASVSGKISCLDACGDLTVTLQAVSRPGEKRSLQLQGSKDSVPFTFEGVLPGKYKVSIAHEDWCWKNKSLELEVLEEDVSGVEFRQTGYMLRCSLSHAITLEFYQDGNGPENVGVYNLSKGVNRFCLSKPGVYEVTPRSCHQFEHEYYTYDTSSPSILTLTAVRHHVLGTIVTDKLMDVTVTIKSSIDSEPALVLGPLRSVQELRREQQLAEIESRRQEREKKGQEEEGTKPPVQEMVEELQGPFLYEFSYWARSGEKITVTPSSKELLFYPPYVEAVVSGESCPGKLIEIHGKAGLFLEGQIHPELEGVEIVISEKGATSALITVFTDDKGTYSVGPLHSDLEYTITAQKEGFVLTAVEGTVGDFKAFALAGVTFEIKSEDDQALAGVLLSLSGGVFRSNLLTQDDGMLTFSNLSPGQYYFKPMMKEFRFEPSSQMIEVQEGQNLKIQITGYRTAYSCYGTVSSLNGEPEQGVSVEAVGQKDCSIYGEDTITDEEGKFRLRGLRPGCVYHVQLKAEGNDHIERALPQHRAIEVGNSDIDDVNIIAFRQINQFDLSGNVITASEYLSTLCVKLYKSENLDNPIHTVNLGLSLFFHFPPLLRDGENYVVLLDSTLSKSQYDYTLPQVSFTAIGYHKHITLVFSPTRKLPEQDIAQGSYIALPLTLLLLLAGYNHDKLIPLLLQLTARLQGVRALGQAGSDTGGSEDAKRQTKKQKTRRT; encoded by the exons ATGCGGCCGCGGGTGGCGGCCGCGCTGCTTTGCGCGCTGTGCTGCGCCCTGGCGCGGGGCTCCGAGGACATCGTCGTGGGCTGCGGCGGCTTCGTCAAGTCCGACGTGGAGATCAACTACTCGCTGATCGAG aTTAAGTTATATACAAAACATGGTACTCTGAAATACCAGACAGACTGTGCTCCGAACAATGGGTATTTCATGATTCCCCTCTATGACAAG gggGATTTCATTCTTAAAATTGAGCCTCCCCTAGGGTGGAGTTTTG AACCAACCAGTGTAGACATCCATGTGGATGGCATTAATGACATTTGCACAAAGGGAGGTGATATTAACTTTGTGTTCACAGGATTTTCTGTGAATGGAAAG GTTCTCAGCAAAGGTCAGACATTAGGTCCTGCTGGAGTTCAGGTTGTACTGAGAAATGCTGGCAGTGACATAAACATACAAACAACTATTACACAACCTGGAGGAAA GTTTGCTTTCTTTAAGGTGCTTCCTGGTGAATATGAAATCTTTGCATCACATCCTACCTGGATGTTGAAAGAG gCCAAGACAGTGGTGCGGGTGACAAGTTCCAATGCCTACGCTGCCAGCCCCCTGATTGTTGCAGGCTACAACGTCTCTGGGTCTGTGAGGAGTGATGGAGAACCCATGAAAGGGGTCatgtttctccttttctcctcttcaGTCTCCAAAGAG GATGTTGTGGGCTGCAGTATTTCTCCTGTGGATGGGTTCCAATCAAGAGATGAATCTTTATCCTATTTGTGCAATGTTGTATCAAAAGAAGATGGATCTTTCAGCTTCCTTTCTCTGCCGAGTGGGAAATACACTGTG ATCCCATTCTACAGAGGAGAGAGAATCACCTTTGATGTTGCTCCATCTAGATTGGACTTCCTTGTAGAGCATGACAGTTTACAGATTGAG cCTGTTTTCCATGTGATGGGTTTCTCTGTCACAGGCAGGGTGTTGAATGGTCCTGAAGGAGAAGGAGTTGCTGATGCCACTGTCACTCTGAACAATCAGATTAAAG TGAAGACAAAAGCTGATGGCTCTTTCCGCCTTGAGAACATCACAACAGGTACATACACAATTCATGCCAGGAAAGAACACCTTTTTTTTGATACCATTACTGTGAAGATTGCACCAAATACACCTCAGCTGGCAAACATCATTGCAACAGG GTTCAGTGTGTGTGGCCGCATCTCAGTTACTCGATTCCCTGACACAGTCAAACAGATCAGTAAATACAAGGTGACCATGATACCTGAAGACAAAGACAAAGCATCACTGGCTACAACAGAAACTGACCCTCATGGAGCATTTTGTTTCAAGGCAAAATCGGGTGCATACAATGTTCAG GTAATTATTCCAGAGGCTGAGACCAGAGCAGGTTTGGCTTTGAAACCCAAAATGTTCCCTGTCACTGTTACTGACAGACCAGTGATGGATGTGACCTTCTCTCAGTTTTTGGCATCTGTCTCAGGGAAGATCTCTTGTTTAG ACGCGTGCGGGGACCTGACGGTGACACTGCAGGCCGTGAGCCGCCCGGGGGAGAAGCGcagcctgcagctgcagggcagcaagGACTCGGTGCCCTTCACCTTCGAGGGGGTGCTCCCGGGCAAGTACAAAG TAAGCATTGCACATGAAGACTGGTGCTGGAAGAATAAATCTTTGGAACTGGAAGTGTTGGAGGAAGATGTGTCAGGAGTAGAATTCAGGCAGACTGGATATATGCTGAGGTGTTCTCTTTCTCATGCAATCACACTG GAATTTTATCAGGATGGAAATGGACCAGAGAATGTTGGTGTTTATAACCTGTCAAAAGGAGTTAATAGATTCTGTCTTTCAAAGCCAG GTGTGTATGAGGTGACCCCACGCTCCTGCCACCAGTTTGAGCACGAGTATTACACCTATGACAC GTCCTCTCCCAGTATCCTGACGCTCACTGCAGTTCGCCACCATGTCCTTGGCACGATTGTAACTGATAAACTGATGGATGTGACTGTCACCATTAA GTCCTCCATTGACAGTGAGCCTGCCTTGGTGCTGGGGCCCCTGAGGTCTGTGCAGGAGCTGCgccgggagcagcagctggcGGAAATCGAGAGCCGCcggcaggagagggaaaagaaggggcaggaggaggaaggaacaAAGCCACCAGTGCAAGAGATGGTGGAGGAGCTCCAAGGACCTTTCTTATATGAATTTTCATATTGGGCAAG GTCTGGAGAGAAAATTACTGTAACACCATCATCAAAAGAGCTGCTCTTCTACCCACCTTATGTGGAAGCAGTTGTTAGTGGAG AGAGTTGTCCTGGGAAGCTGATAGAGATTCATGGAAAAGCAGGCCTATTTCTGGAAGGGCAAATCCATCCTGAATTGGAAGGTGTTGAGATTGTCATTAGTGAGAAGGGAGCAACTTCTGCACTTATCACAGTTTTCACTGATGACAAAGGCACTTACAG TGTTGGGCCACTCCACAGTGACCTGGAATACACAATCACTGCTCAGAAGGAAGGTTTTGTTTTGACTGCAGTAGAAGGAACAGTTGGAGACTTCAAAGCTTTTGCTCTTGCTGGGGTGACATTTGAG ATCAAATCAGAGGATGACCAGGCTCTTGCTGGAGTTCTCCTGTCCCTCAGTGGAGGGGTGTTCCGCTCCAACCTCCTCACACAGGACGATGGCATGCTGACATTTTCCAATCTG agcccagggcaatATTACTTTAAACCCATGATGAAAGAATTTCGGTTTGAACCATCATCACAAATGATTGAAGTGCAGGAAGGACAAAATCTCAAAATCCAGATAACTGGTTACAGAACAGCTTACAG CTGTTATGGCACAGTTTCCTCTTTAAATGGAgagcctgagcagggagtgtcAGTGGAAGCTGTGGGACAGAAGGATTGCAGCATCTATGGAGAGGACACAATAACTGATGAGGAGGGCAAATTCAGGCTCCGTGGCCTTCGG CCTGGCTGTGTGTATCATGTCCAACTCAAAGCTGAAGGCAATGATCACATAGAAAGAGCTTTACCACAGCATCGAGCAATTGAg GTTGGGAACAGTGACATCGATGACGTTAATATTATCGCTTTCCGGCAAATTAATCAGTTTGATTTAAGTGGAAATGTAATTACAGCCTCTGAATATCTCTCCACTTTATGT GTGAAGCTCTACAAAAGTGAAAATCTTGACAACCCAATTCATACAGTCAACTTAGGCCTATCCCTGTTTTTTCATTTCCCACCACTACTCCGAGATGGAGAG AATTATGTGGTGCTCCTGGATTCTACATTGTCTAAATCACAGTATGACTACACCCTGCCTCAGGTTTCTTTCACTGCCATTGGATATCATAAACACATTACACTGGTCTTCAGTCCCACT AGAAAGCTGCCTGAACAAGACATCGCCCAAGGGTCTTACATCGCGTTACCGCTGACGCTGctactgctgctggctgggtaCAACCACGATAAG CTGATTcccttgctgctgcagctgacagccaggctgcagggggtgcgtgccctgggccaggcaggctCTGACACCGGCGGCTCCGAGGACGCAAAGAGACAAACCAAGAAACAGAAAACGAGACGGACGTGA